A single genomic interval of Salinarchaeum sp. IM2453 harbors:
- a CDS encoding universal stress protein yields the protein MAQTFLVAIDGTTESERALDHAAEIAVAMNADIDIVHAVHPDIYKESDTPAPANRAKGYERDLVKSVQAAEARGREALEDAVDSVPDEVSVTSSLLYGNPVNEIVDYATNNEIDAIYVGHRGESIRNDHLVGSVAQAIVQRAQVPVTVVR from the coding sequence ATGGCACAAACCTTTCTTGTTGCAATCGATGGTACAACCGAGTCAGAACGCGCACTTGACCATGCCGCGGAAATTGCTGTGGCAATGAATGCGGATATTGATATAGTTCATGCGGTCCATCCCGATATATACAAAGAGTCTGATACACCAGCTCCTGCTAACCGAGCTAAAGGCTATGAGCGCGATTTGGTCAAAAGTGTACAGGCAGCTGAGGCTCGGGGAAGGGAAGCACTTGAAGATGCGGTCGACTCTGTTCCAGATGAAGTCTCTGTTACCTCATCGCTGCTTTACGGTAATCCTGTTAACGAAATTGTTGATTATGCCACAAATAATGAGATTGATGCTATATATGTTGGGCACAGAGGCGAGTCGATCCGTAACGACCATTTAGTTGGAAGTGTCGCTCAAGCCATTGTCCAGCGCGCACAGGTTCCGGTCACTGTTGTTCGATAA
- a CDS encoding MutS-related protein yields the protein MELEAIPGVGEKTAAALQELDDPHAALQAEDVATVATADGISTGRAANIVRNAIKKRHGEEGDFLKTHRAKEIYEQLLEMLTNRAVTNYAEQRMKTLYPSTAKSRVDEVRGLVDEALSRTPSNAITSALEDVEPLEQPQQVRVRERCLATTEAETYRTAQQAIPELPVEVIDNTRELAELARGYSTVVALDETFAGVDVEGDVRVDPDALETPAKTVPERTLAFFANNKQQIQAATAVHQEADIDPPCDVEKLESTLNQIDETGTPIGDEEFDRLDAAVNDIDAAVSTAASVANDNLQSSIRERDVTVEGSDLLSLVEQGAGVDSILTRELSEEYADAIEQARNHLIDALQLEGHEAEQAKRVFPERPTFPVEYNEEAVDRLRETLKTARNQRSERLKREIAEELSEFEPAAEELVQTALDLDVELAIAQFAADFDCVTPEFIWEQERRQFEIQDGKNPLLNEDWNEIEPVDYSVEGVVLLSGVNSGGKTSTLDLVSAIVILAQMGLPVPANSVRLTPFEALYYHAKTQGTLDAGAFESTVREFAELATGDKGALVLVDELESITEPGASAKIIAGILETLSESDTTAVFVSHLAKEIQEAAKVKLPVDGIEARGLENGELIVDRSPKKDHLARSTPELIVEKLAEEHETGFYQSLLEKF from the coding sequence ATGGAACTGGAAGCAATTCCAGGTGTTGGAGAAAAAACTGCTGCGGCATTGCAAGAGTTGGATGATCCACACGCAGCGTTACAGGCTGAAGACGTGGCGACAGTAGCAACTGCGGATGGAATTAGTACCGGTAGAGCCGCAAATATAGTTCGAAATGCAATTAAAAAACGGCATGGCGAAGAGGGTGATTTTCTAAAGACACACCGTGCCAAGGAGATTTATGAGCAGTTATTAGAGATGCTAACTAATCGCGCAGTGACGAATTACGCTGAACAGCGGATGAAGACACTGTACCCATCGACCGCTAAGTCGCGCGTCGATGAGGTTCGGGGGTTAGTTGATGAAGCATTGAGTAGAACGCCGAGTAATGCAATTACGTCCGCATTAGAAGACGTTGAACCACTTGAACAGCCACAACAAGTTCGCGTCCGAGAACGGTGTTTAGCAACAACAGAAGCAGAAACATACCGAACTGCACAGCAAGCAATCCCCGAGCTACCAGTTGAAGTGATTGATAACACACGTGAGCTAGCAGAGCTTGCTCGGGGGTATTCAACAGTGGTTGCACTTGATGAAACGTTTGCGGGCGTTGATGTAGAAGGCGACGTACGGGTTGACCCTGACGCATTAGAAACGCCAGCGAAGACAGTTCCAGAAAGAACGCTGGCGTTTTTCGCGAATAATAAACAGCAGATTCAAGCAGCAACCGCAGTTCACCAAGAGGCAGATATTGATCCTCCATGCGATGTTGAGAAGCTTGAGTCTACACTCAATCAAATCGACGAAACAGGAACACCAATCGGAGATGAAGAGTTTGATCGACTGGATGCTGCAGTCAATGATATAGACGCAGCGGTTTCGACTGCTGCAAGTGTCGCAAACGATAACCTGCAGTCATCAATCCGAGAGCGGGATGTAACTGTGGAGGGATCTGATTTACTTTCACTTGTTGAACAAGGAGCTGGAGTCGATTCAATTCTTACAAGGGAACTATCAGAGGAGTACGCTGATGCCATTGAGCAGGCCCGAAACCACTTGATTGATGCACTACAGTTAGAGGGACATGAAGCCGAACAAGCCAAGCGTGTGTTTCCAGAACGGCCGACGTTTCCAGTTGAATATAATGAGGAGGCAGTCGACCGACTCCGAGAAACGCTAAAAACAGCTCGAAACCAACGGTCTGAGCGACTCAAACGAGAGATCGCTGAGGAGTTAAGCGAATTTGAACCAGCAGCAGAAGAGCTGGTTCAAACAGCACTTGACCTTGATGTAGAACTCGCAATTGCACAATTTGCTGCCGATTTTGACTGTGTGACACCAGAGTTTATCTGGGAGCAGGAGAGGCGGCAATTCGAAATTCAGGATGGTAAGAATCCATTGCTAAATGAGGATTGGAATGAGATCGAACCGGTAGATTACAGTGTTGAAGGAGTGGTCCTATTATCTGGAGTCAACAGTGGTGGCAAGACATCGACACTGGATCTTGTGAGTGCAATCGTAATTCTGGCACAGATGGGATTACCTGTGCCAGCAAATTCTGTTCGACTAACGCCATTTGAAGCGCTATATTACCACGCTAAGACACAGGGAACACTTGACGCCGGGGCATTTGAGTCAACAGTAAGAGAGTTCGCCGAATTAGCGACTGGCGACAAAGGTGCATTAGTGCTGGTCGATGAGCTGGAATCAATCACCGAGCCAGGGGCAAGCGCCAAGATTATTGCTGGAATTCTTGAGACACTCTCAGAGAGTGACACAACCGCAGTATTTGTCTCTCACTTAGCAAAAGAGATTCAAGAGGCAGCTAAAGTCAAACTGCCGGTTGACGGAATCGAAGCAAGAGGACTAGAAAATGGAGAATTAATTGTTGATCGGTCACCGAAAAAGGATCATCTGGCTAGGTCAACACCAGAGTTGATTGTAGAGAAATTAGCAGAAGAGCATGAAACTGGATTTTATCAGAGCCTACTTGAGAAATTCTGA
- a CDS encoding NifU family protein — MSTDTQETEDLETEVTNFLRRNFPQIQMHGGTAAVENVDPESGTVSIRLGGACSGCGISPMTVQAIKSRMVEEIPEIEKVEANAGGGGGSFGPSPYPDVGDDTEDTEDDGSPSAPF; from the coding sequence ATGAGCACAGATACACAGGAGACGGAAGACTTGGAAACAGAAGTAACGAATTTCCTCCGACGAAACTTTCCACAGATTCAGATGCACGGAGGAACAGCCGCTGTGGAGAATGTTGATCCAGAGTCAGGTACAGTTTCAATTCGTCTTGGAGGGGCTTGTAGCGGGTGTGGTATTTCGCCGATGACAGTGCAGGCTATCAAGAGTCGAATGGTCGAAGAAATTCCAGAGATTGAAAAAGTCGAAGCAAATGCTGGTGGAGGTGGAGGATCATTCGGACCATCACCGTATCCAGATGTGGGCGACGATACAGAGGACACCGAAGATGACGGAAGTCCTTCCGCTCCTTTCTAG
- a CDS encoding DUF6293 family protein: MQTHIVPVGFDYDRLIAPLIRDQREVDRVVLLKGAVGSQANVEYSKRLTMKLEQDFQNLLGAETERVLVEDVYDYDAAFEQAFDLIGSELDGGNEVWVNVSAMPRTVSFAFAAAAHSIIVERDDDREEVHTYYTAPEKYLETELAEELRNQVDVLSEIINSNKTVDNSRIKERLDSAEELLAEFDERGTTIGAKKIGNSHIVEIPVASFRNVKPFEEVILFKLGEEGEFKSVSELAKALAKELGEEYTDSFRSKVIYTVDRLGQNGKGYIKQERHGKSHRTRLSQLGSLWVRAHSKDKQQQSTLGPTEQG, encoded by the coding sequence ATGCAAACGCACATCGTCCCGGTCGGATTCGATTATGATCGACTAATTGCGCCGTTGATTCGTGATCAACGTGAAGTCGACCGGGTAGTACTGCTCAAAGGTGCTGTTGGGAGCCAAGCAAATGTCGAGTACTCAAAGCGTCTGACAATGAAACTTGAGCAGGACTTTCAAAATCTTCTCGGAGCAGAAACGGAGCGGGTGCTTGTTGAGGACGTTTATGACTACGATGCAGCGTTTGAGCAGGCATTTGACTTGATTGGCTCTGAACTGGACGGAGGTAACGAAGTTTGGGTCAACGTGTCAGCAATGCCTCGAACAGTCTCGTTTGCGTTTGCAGCTGCGGCTCACTCAATTATTGTCGAGCGAGATGATGATCGGGAGGAAGTACATACATATTATACTGCCCCTGAGAAATATCTTGAAACAGAACTTGCTGAGGAACTTCGGAATCAAGTCGATGTGCTTTCTGAAATAATAAACAGTAACAAGACAGTTGATAATAGTCGAATTAAGGAACGATTGGATTCCGCCGAGGAGTTGCTTGCTGAGTTTGATGAGCGAGGTACGACAATTGGGGCAAAAAAGATTGGTAACAGTCATATTGTCGAGATACCAGTTGCTTCATTTCGGAATGTGAAGCCATTTGAGGAAGTAATCCTATTCAAGCTTGGTGAAGAAGGAGAGTTCAAGTCGGTCTCAGAACTTGCTAAAGCACTGGCCAAAGAGTTGGGAGAAGAGTATACTGACAGTTTCCGATCTAAGGTAATTTACACAGTTGACCGGCTTGGGCAGAATGGAAAAGGGTATATCAAACAGGAGCGGCACGGAAAGTCGCATCGAACTCGGTTATCGCAGCTCGGATCGCTGTGGGTTCGGGCACACTCGAAAGACAAACAGCAGCAATCAACTCTTGGACCGACAGAACAAGGTTAA
- a CDS encoding twin-arginine translocase subunit TatC yields MSEESEVPQLDDNNSRGTAENGNKVRPDGGTTGGVEAPPDDEEMPITEHIEEMFLRLVVVAVSATIVTLAIVPLTDDVIIQMWYDIHDGTVEACQDVGGDLAGCTPPHIYGPLEFLITRLKLAAIAGLVIAFPIAIYQIYRFMRPGLYPRERRYYLASVPLSFVLGVIGVLFAYFVVLPLLFTYFITYTEGTGAIEIAFQLQDTMNLIIIMMGMLAVIFQIPLAIVLAIMMGITTRRWLENRRLYFYMGFASVAFLFGPDPTGMAPLMLAVTMIILFEGTLLLLRWTGTN; encoded by the coding sequence ATGTCGGAGGAGTCGGAAGTCCCACAATTAGATGACAATAATAGTCGAGGGACCGCCGAAAATGGCAACAAGGTCCGCCCTGACGGGGGAACTACTGGTGGTGTGGAAGCTCCGCCGGACGACGAAGAAATGCCGATCACGGAACATATCGAGGAGATGTTCCTCCGACTGGTTGTTGTTGCAGTATCAGCAACGATCGTAACGCTAGCGATAGTGCCACTTACAGATGATGTAATTATTCAGATGTGGTACGACATCCATGACGGAACTGTTGAGGCATGTCAGGATGTTGGCGGAGATCTAGCAGGATGTACACCACCACATATATACGGTCCACTTGAGTTCCTGATTACCAGATTAAAACTGGCAGCAATTGCTGGACTGGTTATAGCATTTCCAATTGCGATATATCAGATTTATCGGTTCATGCGTCCGGGACTGTACCCGCGTGAGCGACGATACTATCTTGCATCAGTACCATTGAGTTTTGTACTGGGCGTCATTGGAGTGCTCTTTGCGTACTTTGTTGTACTTCCATTGCTGTTTACGTACTTTATTACATACACAGAAGGAACAGGCGCCATTGAGATTGCATTCCAGTTGCAAGATACAATGAACCTCATCATTATCATGATGGGGATGCTTGCCGTTATTTTCCAGATTCCACTAGCAATCGTACTTGCGATTATGATGGGAATCACAACACGACGATGGCTGGAAAATCGACGGTTGTATTTCTACATGGGATTCGCCAGCGTTGCGTTCCTGTTTGGACCAGACCCAACGGGAATGGCACCACTTATGCTTGCAGTTACGATGATTATTCTGTTTGAAGGGACACTGCTGTTACTAAGATGGACAGGCACGAATTAG
- the rpiA gene encoding ribose-5-phosphate isomerase RpiA: MEQLKQRAAKKAVESVTDGDVVGLGSGSTAAFAIRELAERAIEIKGVPTSFQARKIAIDEGISVVDLDQVEAIDIAIDGADQVGDNNIIVKGGGAAHTREKIVDSAAERLEIIVDESKMVSTPDYPVPVEVLPSARSVVYERIRQLGGTPSLRIADEKSGPVITDNGNMILDCAFGEIQQPRKLAKKLSALPGVLEHGLFIEMADQIIIGTENGVETRAP; encoded by the coding sequence ATGGAACAACTAAAGCAACGAGCCGCAAAAAAGGCGGTAGAATCTGTCACAGATGGAGACGTTGTTGGGTTAGGATCAGGGAGTACAGCAGCATTCGCGATTCGAGAACTTGCTGAGCGTGCAATCGAAATTAAAGGGGTGCCGACCTCATTTCAAGCACGAAAAATAGCAATAGACGAAGGGATTTCAGTGGTTGATTTGGATCAGGTTGAGGCAATCGATATAGCGATTGATGGAGCCGATCAGGTTGGTGATAATAATATTATTGTCAAGGGAGGTGGCGCCGCACACACAAGAGAAAAAATCGTCGACAGCGCCGCAGAGCGTCTGGAGATTATTGTAGACGAATCGAAGATGGTCTCAACACCGGACTATCCTGTCCCAGTTGAGGTACTTCCAAGTGCTCGTTCTGTCGTCTATGAACGGATTCGTCAGCTTGGTGGTACCCCATCACTACGAATTGCAGATGAAAAGAGCGGCCCAGTAATCACAGACAATGGCAACATGATCCTTGATTGTGCGTTCGGTGAAATTCAACAGCCAAGGAAATTAGCTAAAAAGTTGAGTGCATTACCGGGAGTATTGGAGCATGGGTTGTTCATTGAAATGGCAGACCAGATTATTATTGGAACAGAAAATGGAGTCGAAACCAGAGCACCTTAA
- a CDS encoding ORC1-type DNA replication protein has translation MAEDPNSGMLSWDETIFRDERVFEIDFVPETFKHRDTQMEKLKYALRPATRGSRPLNALVRGPPGTGKTTAIKKIFDELATVSDISTTRINCQVNDTRYSVFSQLFKHAFDYEPPKSGVSFKKLFSQVTDKLVEEDEVLIVALDDINYLFYENEASGTLYSLLRAHEEQGGARIGVITVSSDPDLKPVAELDSRVQSVFRPEKIYFPTYGQSEIVDILQERVDKGFRDDVIGSRPLDKVAKYTAENGDLRVGIDLLHRAGLNAEMRGSKTVELEDIEEAYETAKYVHLDHSLQTLSESETSLLGVIAEHEGKQAGEIYEQFHAKTDLGYTRYSEILSKLEELGVVETKYAELDGRGRSRSISLAYESDAILDRIET, from the coding sequence ATGGCAGAGGATCCCAACTCGGGGATGCTCTCTTGGGACGAGACCATCTTCCGGGATGAACGTGTGTTCGAGATTGATTTTGTTCCGGAGACCTTCAAGCACCGTGATACCCAGATGGAGAAGCTAAAGTACGCACTTCGTCCAGCGACGCGAGGGTCCCGGCCGCTTAATGCACTAGTTCGTGGCCCACCTGGAACGGGGAAAACAACAGCAATTAAGAAAATATTTGATGAGTTAGCGACGGTGTCAGATATCTCAACGACCCGTATTAATTGCCAAGTAAACGATACACGGTATTCGGTCTTCTCCCAATTATTTAAGCACGCATTTGATTATGAACCGCCAAAGAGCGGTGTTTCGTTCAAGAAACTATTCAGTCAAGTGACAGATAAACTTGTAGAAGAAGATGAGGTGCTAATTGTCGCTCTTGACGATATTAATTATCTCTTCTACGAAAACGAAGCATCAGGAACATTATACTCATTGTTACGAGCGCACGAAGAACAAGGCGGCGCACGAATTGGGGTAATCACAGTCTCATCAGATCCAGATCTAAAGCCTGTCGCAGAGCTTGATAGTCGTGTACAGAGCGTGTTTCGCCCGGAGAAGATTTACTTCCCGACATATGGTCAGAGTGAAATTGTCGATATTCTCCAAGAGCGTGTTGACAAAGGCTTTCGTGATGACGTTATTGGCTCACGGCCATTAGATAAGGTTGCGAAATATACTGCCGAGAATGGTGATCTTCGGGTTGGAATTGACCTACTGCATCGAGCAGGGTTGAACGCAGAAATGCGCGGAAGCAAGACTGTCGAATTAGAAGATATCGAAGAAGCATATGAGACAGCTAAGTACGTACATCTTGATCACAGTCTCCAGACACTTTCGGAGAGTGAAACTTCACTTCTCGGGGTAATTGCGGAGCACGAAGGGAAGCAGGCAGGAGAGATTTACGAGCAATTTCATGCAAAAACTGATCTTGGATATACTCGCTACTCAGAGATACTCAGTAAGCTTGAGGAGCTCGGTGTTGTCGAAACAAAGTATGCAGAATTGGATGGACGTGGGCGATCACGGTCAATTTCACTAGCGTACGAATCTGATGCGATCTTAGATCGGATCGAGACCTGA
- the larE gene encoding ATP-dependent sacrificial sulfur transferase LarE, with product MTEAIERELSSATEEKLNAAKQQLAGYDSALVAFSGGVDSGVVAAIAYDVLGEDAVACTARSETLPEAELETAQSVADEIGIPHDIVSFSELESDAFVSNDDERCYHCRSMRLSEMSKRANELDVDVVCEGTNVSDFDAGHRPGLAAVQELDAISPLADNDLNKSEVRDIAEHYELSVADKPSMACLSSRIPTGIEVTEERLSRVEKAEQFLRSWGFKQFRVRDHDGLARIEVNQAELDVALSQDFASAAEHHLRELGFDHVTLDLAGYQTGSVSPDN from the coding sequence ATGACTGAGGCAATCGAGCGCGAACTCTCGTCGGCTACTGAGGAAAAACTCAATGCTGCCAAACAACAACTCGCAGGGTACGACAGTGCTTTAGTTGCTTTCTCAGGTGGCGTTGATTCAGGCGTTGTTGCAGCTATTGCGTACGATGTTTTAGGTGAGGACGCAGTTGCGTGTACAGCCCGAAGTGAAACTCTCCCGGAAGCAGAACTTGAGACAGCACAAAGCGTCGCAGACGAGATCGGAATTCCGCATGATATTGTTTCCTTTTCTGAACTTGAGTCGGACGCATTTGTTTCGAACGATGATGAACGGTGCTATCACTGTCGCTCAATGCGGCTATCGGAGATGTCTAAGCGAGCTAATGAACTTGATGTGGACGTTGTCTGTGAGGGTACAAATGTCTCTGATTTTGACGCTGGCCACCGACCAGGGTTAGCTGCAGTCCAAGAATTAGATGCTATTTCCCCGTTAGCTGACAATGACCTCAATAAGTCGGAAGTGCGGGATATTGCGGAGCACTACGAACTTTCTGTTGCAGATAAACCTTCAATGGCATGCTTGTCTTCCCGCATTCCTACTGGAATTGAAGTAACTGAGGAACGGCTATCACGGGTTGAAAAAGCAGAACAATTCCTTCGATCATGGGGATTTAAACAGTTCCGTGTTCGTGATCACGACGGACTTGCTCGAATTGAAGTCAATCAGGCTGAACTCGATGTAGCGCTATCACAGGACTTTGCTAGTGCTGCTGAGCATCACCTCCGTGAACTCGGATTTGATCACGTCACCCTTGACCTTGCTGGTTATCAAACGGGAAGTGTTAGCCCAGATAACTAA
- a CDS encoding DHH family phosphoesterase, with the protein MSGPVPELADRAARCAEAVMNADEVVVASHIDADGLTSAAVATETLKRCEIPHQVVFRKQLDGEGIKQISELGADTVLFTDFGSGQLRDIKKYAKDAFTPVVVDHHQPVDVEIQYHLNPLLEGIDGAAELSGAGTTYVLSRALEDTEGANKDLAALAIVGAIGDRQLTNGTLTGANTAIVEEGVQTGVLKTQTDLSLYGKQTRELPDLLAYAGDIRIPGITGDRNGTVQFLDGLDIEVRSDESWKRWVDLSESSKKTLASALIQKAMTKGISTQKIDQLIGESYILSTEQEGTELRDASEFSTLLNATARYERADVGLAVCLGDRDKAYEKSQRLLRNHRRNLSEGVTWVENTGVERENQCQWFHAQDNIKETIVGIVAGMALGVEGVSRDRPIIAFANKTDDTVKVSARATSELTGKGVDLSEVMYEAANAVEGEGGGHTIAAGATIPSGTEETFLDVVERTLKRQREE; encoded by the coding sequence ATGTCGGGGCCAGTTCCGGAATTAGCTGATCGTGCCGCGCGATGTGCAGAGGCAGTTATGAATGCAGACGAAGTTGTTGTTGCATCACATATTGATGCAGATGGGTTAACAAGTGCAGCAGTTGCCACAGAGACACTGAAACGATGCGAGATTCCGCATCAAGTAGTGTTCAGAAAGCAATTAGACGGAGAAGGAATCAAGCAAATCTCTGAGCTGGGTGCAGATACAGTCCTGTTTACTGATTTCGGGAGTGGACAACTCCGTGACATCAAAAAATATGCTAAGGACGCATTTACCCCCGTCGTCGTCGACCACCATCAGCCCGTGGATGTAGAAATTCAATATCACCTGAACCCATTGCTTGAAGGAATCGATGGAGCTGCAGAATTGTCTGGAGCAGGAACAACGTACGTACTTTCCAGAGCATTGGAAGACACTGAGGGTGCGAATAAGGATTTGGCTGCGCTTGCAATTGTCGGCGCCATCGGGGATCGACAGCTTACGAATGGTACACTAACCGGAGCAAATACAGCAATTGTTGAAGAGGGAGTACAAACTGGGGTACTGAAGACACAGACAGATTTGTCACTGTACGGAAAACAGACACGAGAGTTGCCAGATCTATTGGCATATGCGGGCGATATTCGGATTCCAGGAATCACTGGAGACAGAAATGGAACAGTCCAGTTTCTTGATGGGCTTGATATTGAGGTGCGATCCGATGAGTCCTGGAAGCGTTGGGTCGATCTTTCAGAGTCCTCGAAGAAGACTCTTGCCAGTGCGCTGATCCAGAAGGCAATGACGAAAGGGATATCGACTCAAAAAATTGATCAGTTGATCGGAGAGTCATATATTCTCAGTACCGAGCAAGAGGGAACAGAACTACGGGACGCAAGTGAATTCTCAACGTTATTGAACGCAACAGCACGGTACGAACGGGCAGATGTAGGCTTAGCCGTGTGCCTTGGAGATCGCGACAAAGCATATGAGAAGTCACAAAGGCTGCTGCGAAATCACCGGAGAAATCTCTCAGAAGGGGTTACGTGGGTTGAAAACACCGGGGTCGAGCGTGAGAATCAGTGTCAATGGTTCCACGCACAAGACAATATCAAAGAAACCATTGTTGGAATCGTTGCAGGCATGGCGCTCGGAGTAGAGGGAGTAAGCCGAGACAGACCAATTATTGCATTTGCAAATAAGACAGACGATACGGTCAAGGTCTCTGCGCGGGCTACATCAGAACTAACGGGGAAAGGAGTCGATCTTTCTGAAGTAATGTACGAAGCTGCCAATGCAGTTGAAGGAGAAGGAGGAGGACATACAATTGCCGCCGGAGCAACGATACCGTCTGGAACCGAAGAGACATTTCTCGATGTAGTGGAAAGAACACTCAAGCGACAACGGGAAGAATAG
- the thpR gene encoding RNA 2',3'-cyclic phosphodiesterase, with translation MRVFASIDLPESFVSDIEAVQSRIDSASGIKLTDPTQAHITLKFFGDVSSEKADDISSLISSAVSDAGTGSFDVSITKLGVFPSLDYISIVWLGVGDGANEITTLHEEIEKQAVNAGFDPEDNDFTPHVTIARMKHAGGKESVQDMVRDKSPDIGSFNVDTIQLKESTLTQDGPVYSTIESFEL, from the coding sequence ATGCGTGTGTTTGCTAGTATCGATCTTCCCGAGTCTTTTGTCTCTGACATTGAAGCTGTTCAATCACGTATCGACAGTGCTTCTGGAATCAAACTCACTGATCCAACTCAAGCACATATTACTCTAAAATTCTTTGGTGATGTCTCGTCTGAGAAAGCAGACGATATTTCTAGTCTGATTTCCTCGGCTGTTTCAGATGCTGGTACTGGTTCATTTGACGTGTCTATTACCAAATTAGGTGTATTTCCCTCCCTTGATTATATCAGCATTGTTTGGCTTGGTGTCGGCGATGGTGCTAATGAGATAACTACACTTCACGAGGAAATTGAAAAGCAAGCTGTCAATGCCGGATTTGATCCTGAGGATAATGATTTCACACCACACGTCACAATTGCCCGAATGAAACATGCAGGCGGGAAAGAGAGTGTCCAAGATATGGTTCGGGATAAGTCACCTGATATAGGGTCGTTTAACGTAGATACCATCCAACTCAAGGAGTCAACACTCACACAGGACGGCCCGGTGTATTCCACGATTGAATCGTTTGAATTATAA